A portion of the Gammaproteobacteria bacterium genome contains these proteins:
- a CDS encoding conserved hypothetical protein (Evidence 4 : Unknown function but conserved in other organisms), which produces MLNEQVDATNPSWKLVIENRRQRAEYYFDTVLNKQREWYSTKAGQQKNRHLLLAVTVIVLGALISVLQIFSEYAGVSIATAVLGAAVTIGRAMDGLLRPDEAWQAYRKASENMKREYRLYLNGADSYATISDEDAGYRLLVERVETIIAEEQQLFWQFHAKTPPQPSSKIKPDGNPVTP; this is translated from the coding sequence ATGCTCAACGAACAAGTCGACGCAACCAATCCATCATGGAAATTAGTCATCGAAAATCGCCGACAAAGAGCTGAATACTATTTCGATACCGTACTCAATAAGCAGCGCGAGTGGTACTCTACAAAAGCGGGACAACAAAAGAATCGACATTTATTACTGGCGGTCACGGTCATTGTGCTGGGCGCGTTGATCTCCGTGCTACAAATCTTTTCTGAGTATGCCGGGGTCAGCATTGCTACTGCCGTTCTGGGAGCGGCGGTTACGATAGGCCGAGCGATGGACGGTTTGTTGCGACCTGATGAAGCCTGGCAGGCCTATCGCAAGGCATCAGAAAATATGAAGCGAGAATATCGGCTGTACCTGAATGGAGCAGATAGCTACGCGACTATTTCCGACGAAGATGCCGGTTACCGTCTACTGGTGGAGCGAGTAGAAACCATCATCGCCGAGGAACAACAATTATTCTGGCAATTCCACGCAAAAACACCACCGCAACCCAGCAGCAAAATCAAACCAGACGGGAACCCAGTAACACCCTAG